The sequence below is a genomic window from Thermanaerothrix sp..
TGAGGGGGCCAATGGACTTGCGGCGCTAAGGCGGATCCGGGCCCTGGGGGCGGAGGTGGACGCCGTGGTGGTGTCCTCCGAGGGGGCCCCCAAGGTGGTGGGGGAGGCCATGCGGCTTGGCATCTTCGACTACCTCATAAAGCCCTTCGGGGCCTCCCGGTTCAAAAGGGCCCTGGAGGACTTCGTGGCCTTTAGGCGCCGGATCGATAGGCTTGACCAGAGGCTTTCCCAGGACGACATAGACAGGCTCTTCCCCCGGGGGGACTCGGGGGAGGAGCTGCCCAAGGGGCTTCACAGGGCCACGCTCAAGGGAATATTATCCTGCCTGTCCTCCAACGGGGAGATGACCGGTGAGGGCCTGGCGGAGGAGCTTGGACTTTCAAAGTCCACGGTGCGCCGCTACCTGGACTACCTCGTCCGGGAGGGAGAGGTGGAACTTAAGCTCAAACACATTGGCAGGGGCAGGCCGGTTAACCTTTACGTCCCCGTGGCCAAGACGGACCGGTAAGATCTCTTGCACCCGTACCGGTGAAGCTGGAAGGAGTGGTTGCTATGCCCTTTGGTTATGAGGGGTCGGGTTTTCTGGACTTTCCGCTGTTGGATCTTTTGCACTCCTGCCCTGACCCCATATGGTGCATCAGGACGGCGGACCGCAAGTGGATGTTCCTAACCCTTGGCATGGAGGAACTCCTCAGGATGCCCATACCGGATTTCCTGGTCCGTTTCAACCTGGGCATGGTGATACATCCCGATGACGTGGGCGCGTTCAACGCCTTTTTGGAAGAGGCCCAATCGGACGGCAAGGCCTCCGCGGAGGTCCGGATGATAAGAGGGGACCAGAGCGAGGTGTGGGTGGCCTTGCGGGCGGTGGGGCACCGGGACGAGAGCGGGGTGTGCAAGTACCTGGTGGGCATAGCCCAGGACGTGTCGGAGTTGAGGCGCTACCAGGAGGAGCTCCGGCGGTCCGAGCTCAAGTGGAAGACGGTGCTTGACAACGCTGGGGAGGCCTTCTTGACCGTTGACCGGGGGGGAAGGATAACCTACGTAAACAAGTCCTTCGAGACCATGCTGGGCTACGGAAGGGACAGGATAGTGGGGGAGTCCCTTTGGACCCTGGTGCCGGAGGATCAAAGGTCCATAATAGACTACCAGTGGAGTCTTAGGAACATCCGGTGGCAGCGCCGGTACGAGATAGAGCTTTTGAGGTCCGACGGATCCAGGATCCCCGTGAGAATAATAGCCACCGTGGTGAGGGGGTTTTCCAACGATACGGAGGACTACCTGCATTTCGGCTTCATAGACGATCTTACCAAGGTAAGGCGCATCGACAGGGAGCAGAAGGACCAGCTCAAGTTTCTCAAGACCCTGCTTGACACCATCCCGAGCCCGGTGTTCTACAAGGACTCCCGGGGCAGGTACCAGGGGTTCAACCGGGCCTTCCAGGAGCTCTTCGGCCTTTGCGACGGGGACTTTCAGATGGAGCCCGGGTCCCTGCCGGAGGAGTTCGTTGCCCGGGACGTGAGCTCCGACATGGAGCTGCTGAAGAAGCCCGGCAGCATGAGCTTTGACTTCTCCATGGGGTCCGGGGAGGACCGGAGGGACTTCGTGATACGCAAGGCGTCGTTCTTCGACCACTGCGGCAAGGTGGGGGGCTTCGTTGGGGTCATGACCGAGGTTACCTCCATGAAGAGGATGGAGCGCGTCCTGCGGGAGTCCAAGGAGAGGGCGGAGGCCTCCTCAAGGGCCAAGATGGCCTTCGTGTCCCACATAAGCCACGAGATAAGGACCCCGATGAACGCGGTGGTGGGCTTGTCGGAGGTGCTCCTGGAGGAGTGCCGGGACCAGGGAATGAGGAAGGATCTGGAGCTGATCCACCAGGCGTCGTCGTCGCTGATGGACATACTGGGGGACATCCTGGACCTGGCGGCGGTGGAGGCGGGGAAGCTGAAGCTGGAGACGGTGCCGTTCTCCATTGAGGAGGTGTGTTCCCCCATATTCAGCCTCATGTGGGCGGAGGCTGAGAAAAAGGGCCTTGATTTCGTCCACCGCATAGATCCCTCCGCCCAGGGGCTGTTCCTGGGCGATCCTGTAAGGGTGAGGCAGCTCCTTTGGAACCTTTTGAGCAACGCGGTGAAGTTCACAGACAGGGGTTCCGTGTCCACCCAGATAACCTGGAAGGATGGAGGCGTACTCTTTGTGGTGTCCGACACCGGGGTGGGCATAGACGAGGCTCACCTGGACAGGATATTCGGCTACTTCGAGCGGGGGGAGGATCTTCTCACCCGGCGGCTTCCCGGCACCGGCCTTGGGCTTGCGCTGTGCAAGAGCCTGGTGTCCCTCATGGGGGGCACCATAGGAGTGAAAAGCCGCAAGGGGGAGGGGAGCGAGTTCTCCTTCTGGCTGCCCCTGGAGCGGGCGGAGGGTGTCCCCCTCCCAAGGAAGGAGGAGGACGCCCCGGAGCTGCCCAAGGGTCTTAAGGTGCTGCTGGCGGAGGACAACCGGGCAAATCAGCGGCTCATGACCACGGTGCTGCGCCGGATGAACCTGGAGGTAACCACCGCCTCCGACGGGGAGGAGGCCCTTAAGCTTTTTGAGCAGGAGGGGCCTTTCGACATGGTCCTCATGGACGTTCAGATGCCGGTGATGGACGGCCTTGAGGTGACCCGCCGAATAAGGTCCTCGGAGAAGGGCACCGGAAGGAGGACGTTGGTTGTGGGGCTAACGGCCTTTTCCTCGCCGGAGGACCGGAAGGCCTGCGTGGAGGCCGGGATGGATCGTTTCCTGGCCAAGCCGGTTTCACCCGCAAGGCTTCGCAGGGAGTTGGGGCGCATATGGGCCTTCACGTCCGAGGAGAAGTCCCTGATAGATCCGGAGGTTCTGCTGGAGATGGCGGACGGCTCAAGGGATCTGGCGAAGGGCTTCGCCAGCGACGTGCTGGAGATGCTCCCGGGCTACGTGAGCTCCCTTGAGGGCGCCCTTGAGTCCGGCTCCTCCCGACAGGAGACGGAGGAGGCGGTGGAGAAGTCCCTCCACCGCCTCAAGGGGACCGCCGGGTACCTGGGCGCGGCGTCCCTGGAGAGCGAGCTGTCTAACATGCTCCGCCGGTGGAGGTGTAGCGAGAAGGAAGAGGTCTTGGCGGCCCTTCCGGGGCTCATAGATAAGATTCGTAAGCTGGAGGAGGATCTTAAGCGATACCTTGGCTCTGAGGCCTAGAGGCCCATCACCTTAACCACCACCCGCTTGCGCCTTT
It includes:
- a CDS encoding PAS domain S-box protein produces the protein MKLEGVVAMPFGYEGSGFLDFPLLDLLHSCPDPIWCIRTADRKWMFLTLGMEELLRMPIPDFLVRFNLGMVIHPDDVGAFNAFLEEAQSDGKASAEVRMIRGDQSEVWVALRAVGHRDESGVCKYLVGIAQDVSELRRYQEELRRSELKWKTVLDNAGEAFLTVDRGGRITYVNKSFETMLGYGRDRIVGESLWTLVPEDQRSIIDYQWSLRNIRWQRRYEIELLRSDGSRIPVRIIATVVRGFSNDTEDYLHFGFIDDLTKVRRIDREQKDQLKFLKTLLDTIPSPVFYKDSRGRYQGFNRAFQELFGLCDGDFQMEPGSLPEEFVARDVSSDMELLKKPGSMSFDFSMGSGEDRRDFVIRKASFFDHCGKVGGFVGVMTEVTSMKRMERVLRESKERAEASSRAKMAFVSHISHEIRTPMNAVVGLSEVLLEECRDQGMRKDLELIHQASSSLMDILGDILDLAAVEAGKLKLETVPFSIEEVCSPIFSLMWAEAEKKGLDFVHRIDPSAQGLFLGDPVRVRQLLWNLLSNAVKFTDRGSVSTQITWKDGGVLFVVSDTGVGIDEAHLDRIFGYFERGEDLLTRRLPGTGLGLALCKSLVSLMGGTIGVKSRKGEGSEFSFWLPLERAEGVPLPRKEEDAPELPKGLKVLLAEDNRANQRLMTTVLRRMNLEVTTASDGEEALKLFEQEGPFDMVLMDVQMPVMDGLEVTRRIRSSEKGTGRRTLVVGLTAFSSPEDRKACVEAGMDRFLAKPVSPARLRRELGRIWAFTSEEKSLIDPEVLLEMADGSRDLAKGFASDVLEMLPGYVSSLEGALESGSSRQETEEAVEKSLHRLKGTAGYLGAASLESELSNMLRRWRCSEKEEVLAALPGLIDKIRKLEEDLKRYLGSEA
- a CDS encoding response regulator, with the translated sequence MFDERGASMVPYGAVIAEDDRSMVRLYRAFMEGVEGIRLIGVASSGDELLDFFQRGGRADLLILDIYLEGANGLAALRRIRALGAEVDAVVVSSEGAPKVVGEAMRLGIFDYLIKPFGASRFKRALEDFVAFRRRIDRLDQRLSQDDIDRLFPRGDSGEELPKGLHRATLKGILSCLSSNGEMTGEGLAEELGLSKSTVRRYLDYLVREGEVELKLKHIGRGRPVNLYVPVAKTDR